A single Tamandua tetradactyla isolate mTamTet1 chromosome X, mTamTet1.pri, whole genome shotgun sequence DNA region contains:
- the GLOD5 gene encoding LOW QUALITY PROTEIN: glyoxalase domain-containing protein 5 (The sequence of the model RefSeq protein was modified relative to this genomic sequence to represent the inferred CDS: substituted 2 bases at 2 genomic stop codons), whose protein sequence is MESWRDSSQTLPPRLVCRLDNIMTTVKSIKDTIVFYSKILGMEVKTFKRVRKAPCFGDQKFNLHEMGKEFQPKAAHPVPGSLDICLITEMPXDKMIXHLKACDVPIEEGPVPRTGAKGRIMSIYFQDPDRNLIEVSNYISL, encoded by the exons ATGGAG tcatGGAGGGACAGCAGTCAGACTCTTCCCCCACGTCTTGTCTGTAGACTTGACAACATCATGACGACAGTAAAGAGCATTAAGGATACCATCGTGTTTTACTCCAAGATCCTGGGCATGGAGGTCAAGACCTTCAAGA GAGTCCGGAAAGCACCGTGTTTTGGAGACCAGAAATTTAACCTTCATGAGATGGGAAAAGAATTTCAGCCCAAAGCTGCACACCCAGTTCCTGGCTCCCTGGACATATGTCTGATCACAGAGATGCCTTAGGACAAAATGATCTAACACCTCAAG GCTTGTGATGTCCCAATTGAGGAGGGGCCAGTCCCCAGAACGGGGGCAAAAGGGCGCATTATGTCCATCTACTTTCAAGACCCTGACAGAAACCTCATTGAGGTATCCAACTATATCTCCTTGTGA